From Paraburkholderia fungorum, the proteins below share one genomic window:
- a CDS encoding LysR substrate-binding domain-containing protein — MLDIRQLQYFVAVAEEEHVGRAAERLHISQSPLSRQIAQLEERLGLTLFERSQQRIRLTADGRTFLAETRALLTHATRLESLARRLGRGDEGGLCIGYLENAMHSGVLSDALRTLRETRPAVHIALYNMQSVDQLEGLRQRSLDIALVCEPPVGDDPDLDSALLLDDPMLLALPDSHPLATARDLTPDALAALDWIAVLQKEGALKHDNFVAACARAGFTPRISMEATEPLTALGLVAAGLGSTMIQSGLRRQAPVGVVLREVPWMTYRTPLWAAWHKVNLRPLVAIFREVLLGNAREINARETGAAINLPHAANFTTTSD; from the coding sequence GTGCTGGATATTCGTCAGCTTCAATATTTCGTCGCCGTCGCGGAAGAAGAGCACGTGGGCCGCGCCGCGGAACGTCTGCACATTTCGCAATCGCCGTTGAGCCGCCAGATTGCGCAACTGGAGGAGCGGTTGGGTCTGACGCTGTTCGAGCGCAGCCAGCAGCGCATTCGCCTCACTGCGGACGGTCGCACGTTCCTGGCCGAAACGCGTGCGCTGCTGACGCACGCCACGCGTCTCGAATCGCTCGCGCGCAGGTTGGGGCGGGGCGACGAAGGCGGACTGTGCATCGGCTATCTGGAAAACGCGATGCATTCCGGCGTGCTGTCCGACGCGCTGCGCACGCTTCGGGAAACGCGGCCTGCCGTGCATATCGCGCTTTACAACATGCAATCGGTCGATCAACTGGAGGGCTTGCGGCAGCGCAGTCTCGACATCGCACTGGTGTGCGAGCCGCCGGTCGGCGACGACCCCGACCTCGACAGCGCGCTGTTGCTCGACGATCCCATGTTGCTAGCGCTGCCGGATTCGCATCCGCTGGCGACGGCGCGCGATCTCACGCCCGACGCGCTGGCCGCGCTCGACTGGATTGCGGTTTTGCAGAAAGAGGGCGCGCTGAAGCACGACAACTTCGTCGCCGCGTGTGCGCGGGCCGGTTTCACGCCGAGGATTTCGATGGAAGCGACGGAGCCGCTCACCGCATTGGGACTGGTGGCCGCCGGACTCGGTTCGACGATGATCCAGAGCGGGCTGCGCCGTCAGGCGCCTGTGGGCGTAGTGCTGCGCGAGGTCCCGTGGATGACGTATCGCACGCCGCTATGGGCCGCCTGGCATAAGGTGAATCTGCGGCCGCTGGTGGCGATATTTCGCGAGGTGCTGCTGGGCAATGCGCGGGAAATCAATGCGCGGGAAACGGGAGCGGCAATCAACCTCCCGCACGCCGCGAATTTCACGACAACGTCAGACTAG
- the gltA gene encoding citrate synthase, translating into MNSKTHATLSFSDSDQTIELPIYQGSLGPDVIDIRKLYGQTGKFTYDPGFMSTAACNSAITYIDGDKGELLYRGYPIENLAQNADFLESCYLLLKGELPNAKEKEEFVKTVTNHTMVHDQMHFFFRGFRRDAHPMAILVAAVGALSAFYHDSLDINNAEHREISAVRMIAKLPTLVAMAYKYTVGQPFVYPKNDLSYSANFMRMMFANPAEEYQVNDVLVRALDRILILHADHEQNASTSTVRLAGSSGANPFACIAAGIACLWGPAHGGANEAALNMLEEIGSVDNIPEFIAKVKDKNSGVKLMGFGHRVYKNYDPRAKLMRETCHEVLEELGLHDDPLFKLAMALEKIALEDEYFVSRKLYPNVDFYSGIVQRALGIPTAMFTCIFAMARTVGWIAQWNEMIADPEQKIGRPRQLFVGETQREAKPIAQR; encoded by the coding sequence ATGAATTCGAAGACACACGCAACGCTGAGCTTTTCCGACAGCGACCAGACAATCGAACTGCCGATCTATCAAGGCTCGCTTGGACCGGATGTAATCGACATCCGCAAGCTGTACGGCCAGACCGGCAAGTTCACGTACGACCCGGGCTTCATGTCGACGGCGGCCTGTAACTCCGCCATCACGTATATCGACGGCGACAAGGGCGAGCTGCTGTATCGCGGCTACCCGATCGAGAACCTCGCGCAGAACGCCGACTTCCTCGAAAGCTGCTATTTGCTGCTGAAGGGCGAACTGCCGAATGCTAAAGAGAAGGAAGAGTTCGTCAAGACTGTGACGAATCACACGATGGTGCACGACCAGATGCACTTCTTCTTCCGCGGCTTCCGTCGCGACGCGCATCCGATGGCGATTCTGGTCGCTGCAGTCGGCGCATTGTCGGCGTTCTATCACGACTCGCTCGACATCAATAACGCAGAGCACCGCGAAATCTCGGCCGTGCGCATGATCGCGAAGCTGCCGACGCTGGTCGCGATGGCGTACAAGTACACGGTGGGTCAGCCGTTCGTTTATCCGAAGAACGACCTGTCGTACAGCGCGAATTTCATGCGCATGATGTTCGCGAATCCGGCCGAAGAGTACCAGGTCAACGACGTGCTGGTGCGCGCGCTCGACCGTATCCTGATCCTGCACGCAGACCATGAACAGAATGCGTCGACCTCGACCGTGCGTCTTGCGGGTTCGTCGGGGGCGAATCCGTTCGCGTGTATCGCAGCGGGTATTGCATGTCTGTGGGGCCCGGCGCACGGCGGCGCGAACGAAGCCGCGCTGAACATGCTCGAAGAAATCGGCTCGGTCGACAACATCCCCGAGTTCATCGCGAAGGTGAAGGACAAGAACTCCGGCGTGAAGCTGATGGGCTTCGGTCACCGTGTGTACAAGAACTACGATCCGCGCGCGAAGCTGATGCGTGAAACCTGCCACGAAGTACTGGAAGAACTGGGTCTGCATGACGACCCGCTGTTCAAGCTCGCCATGGCGCTGGAAAAGATCGCTCTGGAAGACGAATACTTCGTGTCGCGCAAGCTGTACCCGAACGTCGACTTTTACTCGGGCATCGTGCAGCGCGCACTGGGCATTCCGACCGCGATGTTCACCTGCATCTTCGCGATGGCGCGTACGGTGGGCTGGATTGCGCAATGGAACGAAATGATCGCCGATCCCGAACAGAAAATTGGCCGTCCGCGCCAATTGTTCGTCGGCGAAACGCAACGTGAAGCGAAGCCGATCGCACAACGATAA
- a CDS encoding alpha/beta fold hydrolase has protein sequence MNQPVSASSISSSSPSFIELQNGLRMPYIEAGEGELLLFVHGSLCDYRYWQPQLDGLSKQYRCVAVSLSHYWPQTATAPGHPFSWSAHTNEVAEFIDRLGAGAAHVVGHSRGGSVVFQLARRHPERLRTLTLADPGGQLRIAGQPASRFPEKVNALRAKAAQLIETGDVEGGLNLFVDSVSRPGSWAMSTPAFRRMATDNAHTLALQLQDPLPGYAQEQAAEVRCPVLLIDGEKSPDMFRRTAATLQTWLPDARRETVRGASHGMNLAHPGAFNRFLDGFIKAANAQ, from the coding sequence GTGAATCAACCTGTTTCCGCTTCGTCCATTTCATCGTCTTCGCCGTCTTTCATCGAATTGCAGAACGGTTTGCGCATGCCGTATATCGAAGCAGGCGAGGGCGAACTGCTGCTGTTCGTGCATGGATCGCTGTGCGATTACCGCTACTGGCAACCGCAACTCGACGGGCTGTCGAAGCAGTATCGCTGTGTCGCGGTGAGTCTGTCGCATTACTGGCCGCAGACCGCGACCGCACCCGGCCATCCGTTCAGCTGGAGCGCGCACACCAACGAAGTCGCGGAATTTATCGACCGTCTCGGTGCTGGAGCAGCGCATGTGGTCGGGCATTCGCGCGGCGGCTCGGTCGTGTTCCAGCTGGCGCGGCGTCATCCCGAGCGGCTGCGCACGTTGACGCTCGCCGATCCGGGCGGCCAGTTGCGGATAGCGGGTCAGCCGGCCTCGCGTTTTCCGGAGAAGGTGAACGCGTTGCGTGCGAAAGCGGCGCAACTGATCGAAACGGGCGATGTGGAAGGCGGCCTGAACCTGTTCGTCGATTCGGTCAGCCGGCCCGGTTCATGGGCGATGAGCACGCCCGCCTTCCGCAGAATGGCTACCGATAATGCGCACACGCTCGCACTGCAATTGCAGGACCCGTTGCCGGGTTACGCGCAGGAGCAGGCAGCCGAGGTGCGTTGCCCGGTTCTGCTGATCGACGGAGAGAAGAGTCCCGATATGTTCCGCAGGACGGCGGCTACCCTGCAAACGTGGCTACCCGATGCACGTCGCGAGACGGTGCGCGGCGCGTCGCACGGGATGAACCTCGCGCATCCGGGTGCATTCAACCGGTTTCTCGACGGCTTTATTAAAGCGGCGAACGCGCAATAA
- a CDS encoding aldo/keto reductase has translation MGIRNRLQGKLGFGTAPLGNMYRNIPETEAMATVDAAWDHGVRFFDTAPFYGAGLAEIRLGAALQKHRRDDYVLSSKVGRLILDEIEEPASRDLGEKGGLFEHGRPNKIINDYSADATLRSIEDSLKRLNTDRLDIVWVHDIAQDFYGDEWLAQFDIARKGAFRVLTRLRDEGVINAWGLGVNRVEPCELTLDLSEAQPDAFLLAGRYTLLDHERALQRLMPAAARHDVDIVVGGPYSSGVLAGGTHFEYQKASPEILAKVARINAIAQRYNVSVKAAALQFSLANPAVAAVIPGASRPERITEDFAALSAIIPAGFWHELREEKLIAADAPVPSSSLSNAAGA, from the coding sequence ATGGGAATCAGAAATCGACTGCAAGGCAAGCTGGGCTTCGGCACGGCGCCGCTGGGAAATATGTACCGCAATATCCCCGAAACCGAGGCGATGGCCACCGTGGACGCCGCGTGGGATCACGGCGTGCGCTTTTTCGACACCGCCCCGTTCTACGGCGCGGGTCTGGCCGAAATCCGGCTCGGCGCGGCGCTGCAAAAACACCGTCGCGACGACTATGTGCTGAGTTCGAAAGTCGGCCGTCTGATCCTCGACGAAATCGAGGAACCGGCCAGCCGTGATCTCGGCGAGAAAGGCGGCCTGTTCGAGCACGGCCGCCCGAACAAAATAATCAACGACTATTCCGCCGACGCCACGCTGCGCTCGATCGAAGACAGCCTCAAGCGCCTGAATACCGACCGCCTCGACATCGTCTGGGTCCACGATATCGCGCAGGATTTTTATGGCGATGAATGGCTCGCGCAATTCGACATCGCGCGCAAGGGTGCGTTTCGCGTGCTGACGCGTCTTCGCGACGAAGGCGTGATCAACGCGTGGGGACTCGGCGTGAATCGCGTGGAGCCGTGCGAACTGACGCTCGACCTGAGCGAAGCGCAACCCGACGCGTTTCTTCTGGCCGGACGCTACACGCTGCTCGATCATGAGCGCGCGCTGCAGCGTCTAATGCCTGCGGCTGCGCGCCACGACGTGGATATCGTGGTCGGCGGTCCGTACAGCTCGGGCGTGCTCGCTGGCGGTACGCACTTCGAATATCAGAAGGCTTCGCCGGAGATTCTGGCGAAGGTCGCGCGCATCAACGCAATCGCGCAGCGCTACAACGTGAGCGTGAAGGCCGCCGCTTTGCAGTTCTCGCTGGCTAATCCGGCCGTCGCTGCGGTTATTCCGGGCGCTAGCCGTCCCGAACGGATCACGGAAGATTTCGCCGCGCTGTCGGCAATCATTCCGGCAGGCTTCTGGCATGAATTGCGCGAAGAAAAACTCATCGCGGCCGATGCGCCTGTGCCTTCATCTTCGCTTTCAAACGCAGCGGGAGCATGA
- a CDS encoding alpha/beta hydrolase: MAWEQFEHGWRRAPAAAPARGLVVLMHGVGSNARDLMPLADIWSESLPDVAFTSLDGTDPFDGGFGGRQWFSLRDVTPGNREARVAAAYPALRGMLEAELAHWQVPFGRLALVGFSQGSIMAMHHVATSAEGAAGVVAYSGRLASPITAQNGTPLTLIHGEDDEVIPVKELEDAADAFSQAGYTIDAYALPGIGHTINADGVALGHEALERALGALSRG; this comes from the coding sequence ATGGCCTGGGAGCAATTCGAACATGGCTGGCGGCGCGCACCCGCCGCCGCGCCGGCCAGGGGCCTCGTCGTGCTGATGCACGGCGTCGGCAGCAATGCGCGCGATCTGATGCCGCTCGCGGACATCTGGAGCGAGAGCCTGCCCGACGTGGCGTTCACGTCGCTCGACGGCACCGATCCGTTCGACGGCGGCTTCGGCGGCCGTCAATGGTTCAGCCTGCGCGACGTCACGCCCGGCAATCGCGAGGCACGCGTGGCCGCTGCCTATCCGGCGCTGCGCGGCATGCTCGAAGCCGAACTCGCGCACTGGCAGGTGCCGTTCGGCCGCCTCGCGCTGGTCGGCTTCTCGCAAGGCTCGATCATGGCGATGCACCACGTCGCGACCAGCGCGGAAGGCGCGGCGGGCGTCGTCGCGTATTCGGGGCGGCTCGCTTCGCCGATCACCGCGCAGAACGGTACGCCGCTCACGCTGATCCACGGCGAGGACGACGAAGTAATCCCCGTCAAGGAACTCGAAGACGCCGCCGACGCCTTTAGCCAGGCCGGCTACACGATCGACGCGTACGCGTTGCCCGGCATCGGCCACACCATCAACGCCGACGGCGTGGCGCTCGGCCACGAAGCGCTGGAACGCGCGCTGGGTGCTTTGTCGCGCGGTTGA
- a CDS encoding rod shape-determining protein encodes MARPTPYYPLFERLFRHSVAMDLGTANTLIYTDDGGMLLNQPSVVCFQNDSAAGPRRVAAVGTEARRLLGRAPRNVEAVRPLRHGVIANYSAAEHMIRQFVHMARPRPFFSRRAAFTLCVPAGATQVELRAIREAAVAAGAWKVSLIGESLASAVGAGLPVSDATGSMVVDIGGGTTEVGVIALGGTAYSGSIRVGGDTFDAAIVTYVRNLYGVLLGEQTAEHVKKSIGSALRDVPREYMNATGRSVDDGLPRTVQLSNQDIAEAIDGPLRQVIGAVKRGLEMAPAELVTDIADHGIVLTGGGALLNHLGTRLTQELGLDVRVADEPLTCAVRGASAAAARGLLDDAAFE; translated from the coding sequence ATGGCCAGACCAACGCCGTATTACCCGCTTTTCGAGCGGCTTTTCCGTCATTCCGTGGCGATGGATCTCGGCACGGCCAACACCCTTATCTATACCGACGACGGCGGTATGCTGCTCAATCAACCCTCCGTTGTCTGTTTCCAGAACGACTCCGCTGCGGGACCCCGGCGCGTTGCCGCGGTCGGCACCGAGGCTCGCCGGTTGCTCGGCCGCGCGCCGCGCAACGTCGAAGCCGTGCGGCCGCTGCGCCATGGCGTGATCGCCAATTACTCCGCCGCCGAGCACATGATCCGTCAGTTCGTCCACATGGCGCGGCCACGGCCGTTCTTTAGCCGCCGCGCCGCGTTCACGCTGTGCGTGCCGGCCGGTGCGACTCAGGTCGAATTGCGCGCGATCCGGGAAGCCGCTGTTGCCGCGGGCGCATGGAAGGTGAGCCTGATCGGCGAATCGCTGGCGTCGGCGGTCGGCGCGGGTTTGCCGGTGTCGGACGCGACCGGCTCGATGGTGGTCGACATCGGCGGCGGAACGACTGAAGTCGGCGTGATCGCGCTGGGCGGCACCGCGTATAGCGGCTCGATCCGCGTGGGCGGCGACACGTTCGACGCGGCCATCGTCACCTATGTGCGCAATCTGTATGGCGTGCTGCTGGGCGAGCAGACCGCCGAACACGTGAAGAAGAGCATCGGTTCGGCGCTGCGCGACGTGCCGCGCGAATACATGAACGCGACCGGACGCAGCGTCGACGACGGCCTGCCGCGCACGGTGCAACTGAGCAATCAGGATATCGCCGAGGCCATCGACGGGCCGTTGCGTCAGGTGATCGGCGCAGTCAAGCGCGGACTCGAAATGGCGCCCGCCGAGCTGGTGACGGACATCGCGGACCACGGCATCGTGCTGACGGGCGGCGGCGCGTTGCTTAACCACCTCGGAACCCGTTTGACCCAGGAGCTTGGACTCGACGTGCGTGTCGCCGACGAACCGCTGACCTGCGCGGTGCGAGGCGCAAGCGCGGCCGCTGCCCGAGGTTTGCTGGATGACGCGGCGTTTGAATAA
- a CDS encoding DHA2 family efflux MFS transporter permease subunit, giving the protein MSQPNAAPASAPPTPPSPPPPLQGGKLVLATIAVALATFMNVLDTSIANVAIPTISGNLGVSVDEGTWVITVFAAANAVSIPLTGWLTQRIGQVKLFVGAILAFVLASWLCGIAPTLPILLLARIFQGAVAGPLIPLSQAILLGSYPKEKSSTALALWAMTATVGPIAGPALGGWITDSYSWSWIFYINIPVGIFAAGVTWMIYRTRESPTRKLPIDLVGLGLLITWVASLQVMLDKGKDLDWFSSPVIVILGITALISFAFFLVWELTEPNPIVDLRLFQQRNFLGGTIAISVAYGVFFGNLVLLPQWMQEYLNYRSVDAGLVTAPLGVFAVLLAPVMGRVLPRSDARVIATLAFVGFAIVFYMRSKYVIEIDTWHLVLPTLLQGIPMALFFVPLTSIILSGQPPNKIPAAAGLSNFARVFCGAVGTSIAGNEWNNRTVLHHARLTEQASINNPLFNQQMDTTQTLLHLNPLSAHALFDFTVNTQAAMMGLNDIFFISAIIFILIIPLIWITRPAKGGGGPDAAGAH; this is encoded by the coding sequence TTGAGCCAGCCCAACGCCGCGCCCGCTTCCGCGCCGCCGACGCCACCCTCGCCGCCCCCGCCCCTGCAAGGCGGCAAACTGGTTCTGGCCACCATTGCCGTCGCGCTTGCCACGTTCATGAACGTGCTCGACACGTCGATCGCAAACGTCGCGATCCCGACCATCTCGGGCAACCTCGGCGTTTCCGTCGACGAAGGCACGTGGGTCATCACCGTGTTCGCGGCGGCCAACGCGGTGTCGATTCCGCTGACCGGCTGGCTCACGCAGCGTATCGGCCAGGTGAAGCTGTTCGTCGGCGCGATCCTCGCGTTCGTGCTGGCGTCGTGGCTGTGCGGGATCGCGCCCACGCTGCCGATCCTGCTGCTCGCGCGGATTTTCCAGGGCGCCGTGGCCGGTCCGCTGATTCCGCTGTCGCAGGCTATTCTGCTCGGCTCGTATCCGAAGGAGAAATCGTCCACCGCGCTCGCTTTGTGGGCGATGACGGCGACCGTCGGCCCGATTGCGGGCCCGGCACTCGGCGGCTGGATTACCGACAGCTATAGCTGGTCGTGGATCTTCTACATCAACATTCCGGTCGGCATTTTCGCGGCCGGCGTCACGTGGATGATCTATCGCACGCGCGAGTCGCCCACCCGCAAGCTTCCGATCGACCTCGTCGGCCTCGGTCTGCTGATTACGTGGGTTGCGTCGCTGCAGGTCATGCTCGACAAGGGCAAGGACCTCGACTGGTTTTCGTCCCCGGTGATCGTGATTCTCGGCATTACGGCGCTGATCAGTTTCGCGTTTTTCCTCGTGTGGGAATTGACCGAACCCAATCCGATCGTCGATTTGCGGCTGTTCCAGCAGCGCAATTTTCTCGGCGGCACGATCGCGATTTCGGTCGCGTACGGCGTGTTCTTCGGCAACCTCGTGCTGTTGCCGCAATGGATGCAGGAGTACCTGAACTACCGTTCTGTCGACGCCGGTCTCGTCACCGCGCCGCTCGGCGTGTTCGCCGTGCTGCTCGCGCCGGTGATGGGCCGCGTGTTGCCGCGCTCGGACGCGCGCGTGATCGCCACGCTCGCGTTCGTCGGCTTCGCGATCGTGTTCTACATGCGCTCGAAGTACGTGATCGAAATCGATACGTGGCATCTGGTGCTGCCCACGCTGCTGCAAGGCATTCCCATGGCGTTGTTCTTCGTGCCGCTGACGTCGATCATCCTGTCAGGGCAGCCGCCGAACAAGATTCCGGCAGCAGCGGGTCTGTCGAATTTCGCGCGGGTGTTCTGCGGCGCGGTGGGCACGTCGATCGCGGGCAACGAGTGGAACAACCGCACGGTGCTGCATCACGCGAGACTGACCGAACAGGCGTCGATCAACAATCCGCTGTTCAATCAGCAGATGGATACGACGCAGACGCTGCTGCATCTGAATCCGCTGTCGGCGCACGCGCTGTTCGATTTCACCGTGAATACGCAGGCTGCAATGATGGGTCTGAACGATATTTTCTTCATATCGGCGATCATTTTCATTCTGATCATCCCGCTGATCTGGATTACGCGGCCGGCAAAGGGCGGCGGCGGACCGGATGCGGCGGGCGCGCATTGA
- a CDS encoding SRPBCC family protein, with protein MPTTSASIEVPVSASRVWQLIGGFNSLPDWLPFVPHSELSEGGRVRNLKTVDGETIVERLEAFDEKGRSYSYSFVQAPFPAKDYLATLSVQDVAGKEASVVQWSGSFTPVGVSDNEVTELFHGIYVEGLAALKQSLATRSSID; from the coding sequence ATGCCGACTACCTCTGCTTCTATCGAAGTTCCCGTTTCCGCGAGCCGCGTATGGCAGTTGATTGGCGGATTCAACTCGCTGCCGGACTGGCTGCCGTTCGTCCCGCATAGCGAGTTGAGCGAAGGCGGTCGAGTGAGGAATCTGAAGACGGTCGACGGCGAGACGATTGTCGAGCGCCTGGAGGCTTTCGACGAAAAAGGCCGCTCGTACAGCTACTCTTTCGTTCAAGCGCCGTTTCCCGCGAAGGACTATCTCGCCACGCTTAGCGTGCAGGACGTTGCGGGCAAGGAGGCATCTGTCGTGCAGTGGTCGGGGAGTTTTACGCCTGTCGGCGTCAGCGACAACGAAGTGACGGAACTCTTTCACGGTATCTACGTGGAAGGTCTTGCCGCGTTGAAGCAGTCGCTCGCGACTCGATCATCGATCGACTAA
- a CDS encoding amylo-alpha-1,6-glucosidase: MQQPEALGGVSLAGGIDHREPEPDGVFIPTENLNVASAAQHVLKSGDTFIVNDPLGDITGHDDGLFVNDTRVLSQLRLTFGGRAPSLLSGSVSSDNTSFTAHLTNRPLPPLGGDSTPEGVIHVERVRVLSGTVLNEAIELTNYGTSDAVVPLSISFSSDFRDMFEVRGLKRDKQGRIEPARIENREVLLSYLGLDDVTRNVQIAFSPEPDKLFADRADYTVKLPAQACVSIYLSVSVQVVANNADRPGADVSQPMHALSEGHLSQIDAERPRVGRAAVRAALVDAHLVMRERRRATARVRSSNPLFNAWIDRSLADLGLLTTDLATGPYPYAGIPWFSTPFGRDAVITSLQTLWMQPELAAGVLRFLAEHQARENSPFRDAAPGKIMHEMRKGEMAAAGEVPFALYYGGVDTTPLFVVLAGAYADRTGDLALIDELWPALERATQWVAGVCDKNRYGLLDYQRESDGGLANQGWKDSHDSVFHADGRFPDGPIALVEVQAYASAAFDTMARFAKLRGLREQSAQYSERAKKIRQCVEEKYWMEESGFYGIALDGHGELCRVMASNAGHLLAFGLPSRERGESVVRALDSTLFHTGWGVRTLAASQARFNPMAYHNGSVWPHDNALCARGLSHYGGKASAVRLLQALFQAAVNFDMRLPELFCGFPRRRGEPPTAYPVACLPQAWAAGSPFMMLEACLGITIDAERREVVIEQPMLPEGIDWLEIGDLRVGDSSVSITFRRIGEKVVASAEQGDVRVVALL, encoded by the coding sequence ATGCAGCAGCCAGAAGCCCTCGGTGGCGTGTCCCTTGCGGGCGGTATCGATCACCGCGAGCCCGAACCGGACGGCGTATTCATCCCGACGGAAAATCTCAATGTCGCGAGTGCGGCCCAGCATGTGCTGAAGTCGGGCGATACCTTCATCGTCAACGACCCGCTCGGCGATATCACCGGTCATGACGACGGCCTGTTCGTCAACGACACCCGCGTTCTGTCGCAATTGCGTCTGACCTTCGGCGGACGCGCGCCGTCGCTGCTGTCGGGCAGCGTCAGCAGCGACAACACGTCATTCACCGCCCATCTGACCAACCGTCCGTTGCCGCCGCTCGGCGGCGACAGCACGCCGGAAGGCGTGATCCACGTCGAGCGCGTGCGCGTGCTGTCGGGCACGGTGCTCAACGAGGCTATCGAACTCACGAACTACGGCACGAGCGACGCCGTGGTGCCGCTGTCCATTTCGTTTTCCAGCGACTTCCGCGACATGTTCGAAGTGCGCGGTCTGAAACGCGACAAACAGGGGCGCATAGAGCCGGCGCGTATCGAAAATCGCGAGGTGCTGCTCAGCTATCTCGGCCTCGACGATGTCACCCGCAACGTGCAGATCGCGTTCTCGCCGGAACCCGACAAGCTGTTCGCCGACCGCGCCGACTACACGGTGAAACTGCCGGCGCAGGCGTGTGTGTCGATTTATCTGTCGGTGTCGGTGCAGGTGGTCGCGAATAACGCCGACCGGCCCGGTGCCGATGTCTCGCAACCGATGCATGCGTTGAGCGAAGGACATCTGTCGCAAATCGATGCGGAGCGTCCGCGCGTGGGCCGTGCCGCCGTGCGCGCCGCGCTGGTCGACGCGCACCTGGTGATGCGCGAACGCCGCCGCGCCACAGCGCGCGTGCGCTCCAGCAACCCGCTGTTCAACGCGTGGATCGACCGGTCGCTCGCCGACCTCGGCCTGCTGACCACCGACCTCGCCACCGGTCCGTATCCGTATGCGGGCATTCCGTGGTTCTCGACGCCGTTCGGCCGCGATGCGGTCATCACATCGTTGCAGACACTGTGGATGCAACCGGAGCTTGCCGCAGGCGTGCTGCGTTTTCTGGCCGAACATCAGGCGCGCGAGAACTCGCCGTTCCGCGACGCGGCGCCTGGCAAGATCATGCACGAGATGCGCAAGGGCGAAATGGCTGCCGCCGGCGAAGTGCCGTTCGCGCTGTACTACGGCGGCGTCGACACCACGCCGCTGTTCGTCGTGCTGGCCGGCGCATACGCAGACCGCACGGGCGATCTCGCGCTGATCGACGAATTGTGGCCGGCCCTCGAACGCGCGACGCAGTGGGTCGCGGGCGTGTGCGACAAGAACCGCTACGGCCTGCTCGACTATCAGCGCGAGTCGGATGGCGGTCTCGCGAATCAGGGCTGGAAAGACAGTCACGATTCGGTCTTTCACGCTGACGGACGCTTCCCCGACGGCCCGATCGCGCTGGTCGAAGTGCAGGCCTACGCGAGCGCCGCGTTCGACACGATGGCGCGCTTCGCGAAGTTGCGCGGCCTGCGCGAACAGTCGGCGCAATACAGCGAACGCGCGAAGAAAATCCGTCAATGCGTCGAAGAAAAGTACTGGATGGAAGAGTCCGGCTTTTACGGCATCGCGCTCGACGGTCATGGCGAACTGTGTCGCGTGATGGCATCGAATGCGGGGCATCTGCTGGCTTTCGGGCTGCCTTCGCGGGAGCGCGGCGAGTCGGTGGTGCGCGCGCTCGATTCCACGCTGTTTCATACCGGATGGGGTGTGCGTACGCTGGCGGCGAGCCAGGCGCGTTTCAACCCGATGGCGTATCACAACGGCTCGGTCTGGCCGCACGACAATGCGCTGTGCGCGCGCGGTTTGTCGCATTACGGCGGCAAGGCGTCGGCGGTGCGGCTGTTGCAGGCGCTGTTCCAGGCAGCCGTGAATTTCGACATGCGTTTGCCCGAACTCTTCTGCGGCTTTCCGCGTCGACGGGGCGAGCCGCCTACTGCATATCCGGTCGCGTGTCTGCCGCAAGCGTGGGCGGCGGGGTCGCCGTTCATGATGCTGGAAGCGTGTCTCGGCATCACGATCGATGCCGAACGGCGCGAAGTCGTGATCGAACAGCCGATGCTGCCCGAAGGTATCGACTGGCTTGAAATCGGCGATTTGCGGGTCGGCGATTCGTCGGTGTCGATCACGTTCCGCCGGATTGGCGAGAAGGTGGTGGCGTCGGCGGAACAGGGCGATGTGCGGGTAGTGGCGCTGCTTTGA